The sequence ATTCTTTAtcgtatttcattttcttccatcccAGGACTTCATCTTCATCATTCAATACGTAATAATATAATTGAGACAACTAATGAATTCTGGGTTTTAAAATCTCCATTCACTAAAATCTCAATCCTAGTAATTGATAAATTTTCCTACACCGCACCTTTACCAAGAAAATTctaatctacaagaaaaaaaaatgttctttttttttctaagtgtgGAGTACAATATTGCTTAgcaactatttttcttttatttagttttatactCTCATCCTTTCCTTCCAACAAAATGTCCAAATATATTATTAGTATTCTGAAGCATCCAATTCATCTCACCCACTaataaattccagaaaaaaaaaacctagctattttgaaaagaaaaaattaagcccATTTTGCATAACCTCTTTAAACTTCCCACTTTCACTCCTCTATAAATTACTACACATTTAATCAAATTTCTAACTTTCTCCAACATCTCGATCCTTGAGGTGATTCTCaggtttttcaaaaatattttcttacagttaTCTATTTTGCATTTCCTCCTCTATTcttaaagaagttttaaaatcaagATATTCTTCCCAATGAAGATTTTTATGGTAAAACTATAATGATATAACCTCCTGTTTGCATTTGgggcatttttatttaaaacgtatttttatatattctcatTTAGTTAAACTCTAACTATTATTATAATaccttaaatataagaaaaatttagTTAGAGAAACTCAGCAACTGCCAAGTTCACAACAACAATTGTTTATGGAAATGATTTCCTTCTTAATGTTTCATCCTCTTGGCTTCTGCAATATACAAACTGCTTAGAAATACATCTCTTCTCTGCTTGTCTTTTctatcacaaatattttaatgggCTTTCTATTATCGTCCACATATTACTTCAGATTATCTCTCCTCAGCCTATTTTCTTCTGATTCGATGCATCCTTCCTGTATGATCTATTCTAATTTCAGAGTCTTGATTATAATAAATTGGCTTATAAGTCCCCGATCTGCAGCTCCAGTGTGGCTCTTCATTTTCCAATTTTAGTGTCATGCAATTAGTCGTCTCCTGAATTTCTCTATCTCTTTGTCTATTAATGTTGTCTGACACTCAAATTATATGAAAATCTCCTTAAGAGTAGGAGTAAAGCTAGTCAAATGGTATCTCCAGAATAAAGGATATTTTATCTCATAGAGTAGAGAGTCACATGTTGTTCCATATAGGTCAATagcagtatttttcattttagttgttCAAACAGGATTATAACATAAGAttttttagttaaataaataCACATCATAGATTTTGGTCACATAGATCTGGTCCATACTTTCATCACAGGTGATTTGGAGAAtatggaggagcaggaggaggaggagaagcagaaaaTGGAGGAAAGGAAGCACAaacaagaagaggagaaagaggaggagggggagaggcagAAGAAGGTGAAGAAGGAGGATAAAAACCCAGCATAAATATCACTGTAAAAACCCATTCATGGGTTGTATCCGTAAGCAACCAGTGTGTGGCCATGTATGGGATAAGGCAGTAGCTCTTTGTTGATACTTCCCTTGTAATTGAAAGGCATGGCCTTTTCAAAGAACATGATGTTTGCTTATAGAAGACAAGATATCTGTTttacttaattataaaatatgaagcCATGTTCTGGTCCATCAGTCTTCTAAAATGGCCTACTGTTTCTGGAGGGCGAGACCATAACTAGCATGAGAAGGTCACTACTGTATTTCTAGTCCACCATGCTTGTTCCACCTGTCATACATAATCCTGACACTTCCTAACTTGGGGAAGCAGAAAATCATGGGTGAAATAATGCCTACATTTTGGTGTTCCAACATAAAATGTGTATGTTTTACGTTTaattgtagtttttaaatgagCATATTGACATCTGCCATTATATCTTACCTGTTAGTTTGCCGTCTGGTAGTGCTTTTGGACTATTAGTTTGCTTTTTGTGCACTAGAACATGGATATCTTAGATCCACTGGAACTGCACCTAATATTGTTAGAAAAACAAACTAGAGAAGAAAACCACAGGGAAGAAATGAGAggagatggaaaagaaaacaaagaaagaaaaccatttgACATTTAGCAATTAATTAAAGcagggtattttttttaaaatcagacatAGGTCAATAGTTACTGAAACATGAaatggtgcagtggcttatggctgtaatcccagcactctggaaggcctaggcatgaggatcacttgagatcaaaaGTTCAAGAACTGTGTTgacaacattgtgagaccccatctctacaaaaaataataataaaaaaaattaagcaggagCAGTGGTGCATATTTGTAGCTCTAGCTATTTAGGAGTCTGAGGGGCGGTTCTACTGAGCGCTGCGGTTCCGGACTTCAGTTAGCtatgagtgtgccactgcactccagcctgggtgatgaatgCAGActatgtttctataaaaaaaaaaagtcactgaatcCTATGTAATTCTTTTTCATTGAGAATGTAAAGAGAATGGCTTTGTTTTGCGCCAGAGAAGAGATCTTGTATCTCTGATGTTTAGAAATTTCATGCCAAAAgaacaatttaaatataatttacttgAATTATATATTTGTGAGTTATGGTCTCACCCTCCAGGAACAGTAGGCCATTTTAGAAGACTGATGGACCAGAACATAgcttcatattttataattaagtaaAACAGTTATCTTGTCCTCTATAAGCAAGCGTCATGTTCTTTGAAAAGGCCATGCCTTTCAATTACAAGGGAAATATCAATAGCTACTGCCTTATCACAGTTGTGGCAATACactggtatatgaattatatattatatataaatgacaTGTGCCTAATAATATTAGgcacaataatatatatttttgtgtattacCTAGAGAATAACAATAATTTCCAATGGGACTGTTCAAATTAGTGTAGATTTacctaataaatatttcctttaaaaatcacacagaaattcattttattttattttattgttttactttaagttctaggatacatgtgcagaatgtgcaggttttttgcacaggtaaacgtgtgctatggtggtttgctgtatcTATTAAGCCGTCATctgggttttaagccccgcatgcattagctatttgccctgaggctctccctccctccccacccaccagccctgatgtgtgtttttccctttcctgtgtcagactcaaattaaaaacataatctcTATTTGTGGGATCAATATAAAGACAATGCGTTTACAAACCTGTTATAtagtttttcaaactttaaagTACACAAATAATCTCCTGGACGTGTTCTTAAAATGCAGGTTCCAGGTGTACGCCCCAAGATTCTGACTCAGTAAGTTTGGAAAAGTAgactaagaatttgcatttcaacAGGTACGAGCTGATGCTGATTGTGATGGTGGTATGTGGGACATCCTGAGGAACAATGCACTGAGCTGTACAACTTCTCTGAACTTAGAATTAGTTTTTAATACTTGATTCTTAGCACATCGAATTATACAACTGGTAGCAAGTAGGTGATCTTTTATACATGTTTgtctattaatttaattaaaattctgttttcctctttctgtctAGTGTACTTATTTCAATAAATGACCTCTGTGAAGATATATGGGCCCCTGAAAACTCCAGGGAAGTAAATCCAAATTTCTAAACATAAGAAATCAGTTTTATGTGAGAGATATGTGACCAAGCACCTAGAATCTTTTGACATTAAATATGAGAATACTTTTATCATACAGCATCCAAAAGATGATTGAATTTTGGCCAATGTTTACATTCGctttattacttaaaatattctaAGTCAATGAAAGCAGgtaaaaatacaagataaataaTGATTTGTAGAAAAACTTTTGAAGTGTAGAATGACTCCAATTTTATTATGCCAATTATCACTATTTACTAGAGAATGTGTAAAATTTTTCCTGACATGGTAAGTATTATTTTTGACATAGCGTTGTTCTATCTTGGacatatatttgttgaaaagtGGTAGATGGTATTCTACAGAAACATCTTTATCACTGCAATCATTTCTATGTCTGGTTTCCTCCAGCATGCTTTTCCGTTGTCTGACTCACTCAGGGCTAGACTAACCCTCGGATTAGCATGTGATGGGTCCATTCGCTTTCTGTTTGCCTTGTCTTCACAATGATCTATTGCAAAATCACCTGGTTAAGTTTATTTTAGAATTCATAGAGACAGATTTTGGGCATTACTTTCCGTCTCAATCATATGATCTCCTAACTGATgctatttagaaaaacaaaagggagATTTCAACATGTTTAAATACATCAGCCATTTAGGAAAGGACATCTCTTGAGACTTCAGCTTCACTGACTTCTTGACTCTCCTCTTGAGTAAAAGGTAATATGTTCAAGTACAatctaatattatatattagCATAAGCTTTTGTTTGTTAAAATCAATAGTAACCCACTTATGAAAATGTATATTATCTATGATAATTTcttataaagaaataatgaccaTTTATTGGGATCTGAAGATGACTTCTAGATCTCAATACCTATGAATTAACACCAGCAATCATCATGCAAAGTAACTAATGTGGAATATGGCAATGTATTACATCCTCTCTGATGATGGGACCTCAatgaactttttatttccttgcctAAATACCTGATATCTACTTTcttattacttttatattaaacTTAATGTAGAAGTTCACATTTTACAAGAAGATACTGATAAATTCTCTCTTGCAAAaccattattataaaaatttattttttagtttactttCCTCTTAGTAGTAaactattttattactttttcattgGCCTTTCCATCATTAAAAACAGTTCTGttataaatcaaaatatatacTGTGTAACAATTAGTCTTCTCAATCTTACTAATTTATTTAACTCACTTTCATTCATTTGTGTTATGGtagaaaagaaagtttattattccaaatttttattattgatttacttgggaaatatgtttttcaaaactaTTAATTATGTATTGATTATCTAtgttcatttatcattttatctGTTAATAAAAGAAGAGCACTTTCTTACaaccttttattcattttctatttgcaACACAATTGACAGTCACAAACAACGGtaaaattgtctttttatgtCATAAAAAGAGTCATAATTAGATTTAACTATTAGGTAATAGAAAACCttcaagaaatatataatttttatagttaGTCCTATACAAGAAGTTTCCATTTAAATGAGTGAAGCAAAACGAATGAAGAAATAATTAGGCAAATGAGTTCTGCTTTCTGTGATAGAGATGTAGGGCTGTTTAAGAGTAGGACATTTTTGTTATAATTAGATGAAAAATGTTACTGTAACATTCTATCACAAGCGACAGGTAAGAgagattagaaaaattttaaaaaatattatctatgaATGAATTACTTTATAGCTtgcaattaacaaataaaaatgccatGTAATTGTAAATCTTGTGGTAATTGTATTTTCCAGTGGAAATGCTTTTATTTACGTTTGTAATTTAGAAATAAGTAATCCACTTTACTTTTTTATATCAGCCAAAGAACTGGATTCACTTGCATATgcataattataaaaacatatcaGAGTCCCAGATGAGGCTAACTTTGTTggataatattatttgaaatattaaataatcttCATCAGTTCAACTTCTCAAAGTAGATACAATCATTTTCCCTGTGacttctcttcattttatttttctctaaccaATATCACTAATGTTCTAATCTCAAGGTTACACCATCTGTGCTATTCTTTAATAGAAATCTGGCTCATATTCACTGACTTTATTATAAAGCAAGTCCCCATTACTTGCCATTCTACTTTCTAAATATGTCTTTACACTGTACTTTAATTAGCATTCTTAATGCCATTATCTAAGTCCCCTGTAATGTCACAACAACCTAAGTGGTCATCTTTTCTCCAGTTTTGTCCTCCCTACATGCTAAACTGTTTGAACTTTCAACATGCTttcctctgttttatttctttgcagtCTCCCAACACCTCCCTTTACTCATTCCATATAATACAACTCAAGCTTGCCTTTCTTTGTTATCTTCTTACTCCAATTCTCTTGGTCTATTTAAGACGTCCATTTTTGTGCTTCTTTAGCATACTAATATTTCCAAATTAGAGCACACACCTTTATTTATCAATTAATGAAGCTATGCCCTGGGCTCACACCGACGATCCAAGcattttgaaaggccaaggcaggaagattcctagagcccaggagtttcagaacagtctgggcaatatagtgagactaaAAATattctctaccaaaagaaaaacaaattagcttgtcatggtggcatacacttgtagttccagctacaagtgggactagggaggctaaggtgggtggatggcttgagcccagatggTCCAGTCTGCAGTGATCTGTgctcatgcccctgcactccagcctggaaaacagagcatgTCTCCCAATGCTTTGAAGCATAGTGTCATCAATAGAAGTTTGATGAATGAAGGCAAGAAAGAATGTGATCACTGATTTTTCATGTTTGATTTTATAGGACTCAGCCAACTATGaagttttttgtctttgctttaatCTTGGCTCTCATGATTTCCATGACTGTAAGTATATCTGGAAATTTTAAAGGATACATTTTCGGTACTTATCCCAAGGATCTTTCTTATTCCTTATGTTCTGCCATATATTCATGTTCACCTCAATACAGCTTTAATATTTCTATGTAAAGACTTTCCTTGAATTAACCTATGTAAGTTTTTAAGGACTTAgaataaatattcattacatACCTGCAAATACTCAAGTACAATTActctaatgtaaaaataaaataaaattaagcaagCTTTATAAATATGTGGGACTGAGAACTGTGAAAAGATCTTTAAATATGAAAAGCTCTAGACTACCTGAAGTTAGAAATCTGAGGAAAGAACAAGATGCACTTCAATGGAACTTCAGTATTAGAGGGTGTCAAAACATGAATTTTCAAGTCATTTCTGGCACAACCAAACTGTTAAGTTAGCATACAATCTATTTTACTCTTTCTAAAATAAAGCTGCCTATTTTAAGCCATAAAACAAATCTATATTTATTAAGTGTCATGAGTTCCCAGCTTGTATTGTCATTTACTACTGTGTATTAGTAGGAAAACCACTTGACCTCTCTGgagctctttctccttctctactTCCTCATCCTCTTCCCACTCCTCTTCTTTCTATGAAGTTAATAGAAAATTGGTCACAAAAGAATACTAATACTTCAACCTATCCACCAAATTCTAACATATGTTTCAAAAACCAAATTGGTTATGGCATCACAGTTTATCAcatgattttattataaaaggatagaagtagaaaaataaacatataagaagaacagagaaaagtacAAAGCCTTTCTCTatcagcaaataaaatatttgtatgttgGTAGCTTTTGAGCTACATAGaacatattcatataaaaaaCAATCCAGTGTTTCATTTTTAGTTTCCACTCTCTTATTCACCAATGATAGACTTTTCTTGCCTTTAATAAAAAAGATGTATAAACCAAAATGAGTTGATACTTGAATATAGCACGTTATAGAGAAGTTTACCCTTCactcattttaaagatgtcatGAAGCTAAAATAACTAATTTAGTGTGTCATCAACCAAAGAATACCTCCATTCTGTTTAATCACAAATGTAGCTAAGTCAATTTTTATACATATTcttgaattataaaattaagatattaattattttctcattttcttcttttccaagggAGCTGATTCCCATGACAAGGTAAGACATTTTCATTTAGTGGAAAACTTGATAATTAATcatatattgaatttttaatcttttctttttatttcagagaCATCATGAGCATAGAAGAAAATTCCATGTAAGTGTTCTTCTGAAAATGTGCACTCTGAATAAGTTT comes from Nomascus leucogenys isolate Asia chromosome 9, Asia_NLE_v1, whole genome shotgun sequence and encodes:
- the LOC100601272 gene encoding histatin-3; the encoded protein is MKFFVFALILALMISMTGADSHDKRHHEHRRKFHEKHHSHRGYRSNYLDEN